One genomic segment of Bacteroidales bacterium includes these proteins:
- the rplK gene encoding 50S ribosomal protein L11, with protein sequence MAKEVVGIIKLQIKGGAANPSPPVGPALGAKGVNIMEFCKQFNARTQDKLGKLVPVVITVYKDKSFDFIVKNPPVAIQLMEAAKIDKGSSEPNRKKVGKVSWEVVKQIALDKMNDMNCFTLESAMRMVAGTARSMGLQIEGEPPFEIKK encoded by the coding sequence ATGGCTAAAGAAGTTGTGGGTATTATCAAATTACAGATCAAGGGAGGAGCAGCTAATCCATCCCCCCCTGTAGGACCTGCATTGGGAGCTAAGGGGGTAAACATTATGGAATTTTGTAAGCAATTTAATGCTCGTACTCAGGATAAACTAGGAAAGCTTGTTCCAGTTGTTATCACTGTTTATAAAGATAAGTCGTTTGACTTTATTGTAAAAAATCCTCCTGTTGCTATTCAGTTAATGGAAGCTGCAAAAATTGACAAGGGGTCATCCGAACCTAACAGAAAAAAAGTAGGCAAAGTTTCATGGGAAGTTGTGAAACAAATTGCTCTGGATAAAATGAATGACATGAACTGTTTCACACTTGAATCAGCCATGAGGATGGTAGCTGGTACTGCAAGGAGCATGGGATTACAGATCGAA